GTCTCTCTATACTCCCACCTCCCTCAAGGCTGAACTCAACGCTAAAGGTTGGCGCTTAACCCCACAGCGAGAAACCATTCTCCATGTTTTTCAGAATCTCCCTAGGGGAAACCATCTGAGCGCGGAAGAACTCCACGATTTGCTCAAACAAAGGGGGGAGAAGATTAGCTTATCAACCATTTACCGAACGGTGAAACTAATGGCCAGAATGGGAATTATTCGGGAACTGGAACTGGCAGAAGGTCATAAACACTACGAATTAAATCATCCCTATCCCCATCACCATCATCATATTGTCTGTGTTCAGTGCAACCAAACCCTAGAATTCAAGAATGATACAATTCTCAAGCAAAGCTTAAAACAAGCCTGTAAAACTGGCGTACAGATGATTGATTGTCAATTAACCATTCATGCCATCTGTCCAGAAGCGATCCGTAAAGGATGGCCAGCTATGTTACCGAGTAGTTGGACTTGTTCGCGGGCGATCGCCTCTGGTCATCATAGTTTAGAAGAGATCCAAGAACAGTTGGATCAAGAAGATCGAGAATCTGAGTAACTCCCCATCCCATGTCTAATCAACTGCCCCCTGAATTTTGGCACGGCATTGAACAATTCAACCAAGAAGAATTTTATGCCTGTCACGATACCCTAGAAGCCATTTGGCTCGAAGCCTCTGAACCGGAACGCACCCTTTATCAAGGCAT
This Roseofilum capinflatum BLCC-M114 DNA region includes the following protein-coding sequences:
- a CDS encoding Fur family transcriptional regulator; protein product: MSLYTPTSLKAELNAKGWRLTPQRETILHVFQNLPRGNHLSAEELHDLLKQRGEKISLSTIYRTVKLMARMGIIRELELAEGHKHYELNHPYPHHHHHIVCVQCNQTLEFKNDTILKQSLKQACKTGVQMIDCQLTIHAICPEAIRKGWPAMLPSSWTCSRAIASGHHSLEEIQEQLDQEDRESE